A window of the Branchiibius hedensis genome harbors these coding sequences:
- the ligA gene encoding NAD-dependent DNA ligase LigA: MTTTDEAVAGYQMTREALQNAAAAYYGGGDVVMSDEQYDRLMADAARFEAQHPEITDPISTQVAAGAGLNQAESTLAHSRPMLSLDNVYSVEEFQAWVDGLAKRIGKPVSDIRLAVEPKLDGLATAIRYVNGRPVAMLKRGDGITGEDATPALADITNLPGVAGDSPVQFRDASGAAFFQFEVRGEVVFTHEDFQAANAARELRGDRPFTNPRNGAAGAVAGAATRDYRLPLRFYAYDVVGLPDASHVDLMVDLADAGFATAASVTGSHSQCDLRDAISEIEAGSPPPGGGSVFTMACDGMVIKADLPSDRAAAGAGPRAPRWAIAYKYPSQEVTSTLLEVTWAVGRTGVIAPRARIEPVECGGTRVEYATLHNPEDIARKGFLIGDPVLVRRAGEVIPRLEAPLVALRDGTQTPIQIPTVCPQCGGPVDDSGARLLCRSGECGLIPALTYAVSRDALDIEGLSVATITRLVESEAFIDLASIFEVGLRPSILIADGGVAPANAPKIVAQIEKAKDAGFARVLTALGLAGTGRSMSRRMAAHFGSMDALLDASPGDLSAVDGLGQTKADSIYRQLAKPGMRNVIQRLAAAGVRMGEAVPETATGASCSGALGSGALDGLAVCVTGSMVGALAGLSRNEVNELIERHGGRAASSVSKSTGLLVAGQKAGSKLVKAESLGVQVVSEDDFAAMLAAI, encoded by the coding sequence ATGACAACCACCGATGAGGCAGTGGCCGGCTACCAGATGACGCGCGAAGCACTGCAGAACGCGGCAGCCGCGTACTACGGCGGCGGCGACGTCGTCATGTCGGACGAGCAGTACGACCGGCTGATGGCGGACGCCGCCCGGTTTGAAGCGCAGCACCCGGAAATCACCGACCCGATCTCGACCCAGGTCGCCGCAGGTGCCGGGCTGAACCAGGCTGAGTCAACACTGGCGCACAGCCGCCCGATGCTGTCGCTGGACAACGTCTACTCGGTCGAGGAGTTCCAAGCATGGGTTGACGGCCTGGCTAAGCGAATCGGTAAGCCCGTCAGTGACATTCGGCTTGCTGTCGAGCCGAAGCTGGACGGTCTGGCGACGGCGATCCGTTACGTCAACGGCCGCCCGGTCGCGATGCTCAAACGCGGTGACGGCATCACCGGCGAAGACGCCACACCGGCACTGGCCGACATCACCAACCTGCCCGGGGTCGCGGGCGACTCGCCGGTCCAGTTCCGCGACGCTTCGGGCGCTGCCTTCTTCCAGTTCGAGGTCCGCGGCGAGGTCGTATTCACCCACGAAGACTTCCAGGCCGCCAACGCGGCCCGAGAGCTACGGGGCGACCGGCCGTTCACCAACCCGCGCAACGGTGCCGCCGGAGCCGTCGCCGGGGCAGCCACCCGCGACTACCGACTGCCGCTGCGGTTTTACGCCTACGACGTGGTCGGCCTGCCGGACGCGAGCCACGTTGACCTGATGGTTGACCTGGCGGACGCCGGGTTCGCCACTGCCGCATCGGTGACTGGCTCGCACAGCCAATGCGACCTGCGCGACGCCATCAGCGAGATCGAAGCGGGCAGCCCGCCGCCAGGTGGCGGCTCGGTGTTCACGATGGCCTGCGACGGCATGGTCATCAAGGCCGACCTACCCAGCGACCGGGCCGCGGCCGGTGCCGGGCCGCGTGCCCCTCGTTGGGCGATCGCCTACAAGTACCCCTCCCAGGAGGTCACCAGCACGCTGCTGGAAGTGACGTGGGCGGTGGGGCGGACCGGGGTCATCGCACCGCGAGCCCGGATCGAGCCGGTCGAGTGCGGCGGGACACGGGTCGAGTACGCGACGCTGCACAACCCGGAAGACATTGCCCGCAAAGGGTTCCTGATCGGTGACCCGGTGCTGGTGCGCCGCGCCGGGGAAGTGATCCCGCGTCTGGAAGCGCCGCTGGTTGCGCTGCGCGACGGCACCCAAACCCCCATCCAGATTCCGACGGTGTGCCCGCAGTGCGGTGGCCCGGTGGACGACTCCGGTGCCCGGTTGCTGTGCCGGTCGGGGGAGTGCGGGCTGATCCCTGCGCTGACGTACGCGGTGTCGCGTGACGCTCTGGACATCGAAGGTCTGTCGGTCGCGACCATCACCCGGCTGGTGGAGTCGGAGGCGTTCATCGACCTGGCCAGCATCTTCGAGGTCGGCCTGCGGCCAAGCATTCTGATCGCTGACGGCGGGGTCGCGCCGGCGAACGCGCCGAAAATCGTCGCTCAGATCGAGAAGGCCAAGGATGCCGGGTTCGCCCGTGTGCTGACCGCGCTCGGCCTGGCCGGTACGGGCCGGTCGATGTCGCGGCGCATGGCCGCCCACTTCGGGTCGATGGACGCCCTGCTGGACGCGAGCCCCGGCGATCTGTCGGCGGTTGACGGACTGGGCCAGACCAAGGCCGACAGCATCTACCGGCAACTCGCGAAGCCAGGGATGCGCAACGTGATCCAACGTCTGGCCGCTGCCGGTGTGCGGATGGGTGAGGCGGTTCCCGAAACTGCAACTGGCGCAAGTTGTTCGGGTGCACTGGGTTCAGGAGCACTGGACGGATTGGCGGTGTGCGTGACCGGCAGCATGGTCGGAGCCCTGGCTGGGCTGTCCCGTAACGAGGTGAACGAACTGATCGAGCGCCACGGCGGCCGGGCAGCATCCAGCGTCAGCAAGTCCACCGGGCTGTTGGTGGCCGGGCAGAAAGCTGGCTCGAAGCTGGTCAAGGCCGAGTCCCTCGGGGTGCAGGTGGTCAGCGAGGACGATTTCGCCGCGATGCTCGCCGCAATCTGA
- a CDS encoding IS256 family transposase, translated as MPADRRPKASVLEQARREVIADLVRQARAGGEELTGPTGLLKELTKMVLEVSLEEEMTEHLGRGKHEPTADAGGDDGDVGRDGDQGSDQVLDGDVMDGRDGPIRNVRNGFRTKTVMTDNVGKVAIPVPRDRAGTFEPVIVAKHQRKLGSLDALVLSLTAKGLTTGEISAHLEEIYGASVSKDTISRITDRVSEEMDQWLARPLEAVYAAIFIDAIVVKVRDGQVANRPFYAAIGVTVDGCKDVLGLWAGTPGDGEGAKYWLSVLTELKNRGVTDTMFVVCDGLKGLPEVVETTWPDVIVQTCVIHLLRNSFRLTSRKYWDQIAKQLKLVYTAPSATAARAEFDTFAAAWGDRYPALIRLWDNAWEEFTPFLDYHLEVRRVLFSTNAIESLNARYRRAVRARGHFPNEQAALKCLYLVTRSLDPTGRGQARWTMRWKPALNAFATVFEGRWPTAEKY; from the coding sequence GTGCCGGCTGACCGGCGGCCGAAGGCCTCGGTCCTTGAACAGGCTCGCCGGGAGGTCATCGCCGATCTGGTGCGTCAGGCGCGTGCCGGTGGCGAGGAGCTGACCGGGCCGACGGGGTTGTTGAAGGAACTGACCAAGATGGTGCTGGAGGTCTCCCTCGAGGAGGAGATGACCGAGCACCTGGGCCGCGGCAAACACGAGCCAACCGCCGACGCGGGCGGTGATGACGGCGACGTTGGTCGTGACGGGGACCAGGGCAGCGACCAGGTGCTCGACGGCGATGTGATGGACGGGCGGGATGGCCCAATCCGTAATGTTCGTAATGGTTTCCGGACCAAGACGGTCATGACCGACAACGTCGGCAAGGTCGCCATCCCGGTCCCGCGGGACCGGGCGGGGACCTTCGAACCGGTGATCGTGGCTAAGCACCAACGCAAGCTGGGCTCGTTGGACGCGTTGGTGTTGTCGCTGACCGCCAAAGGGTTGACCACCGGGGAGATCAGCGCCCACTTGGAGGAGATCTACGGTGCGTCGGTGTCCAAGGACACCATCAGCCGGATCACCGACCGGGTCAGCGAGGAGATGGATCAGTGGTTGGCGCGGCCGTTGGAGGCGGTGTACGCGGCGATCTTCATCGACGCGATCGTGGTCAAGGTCCGCGACGGGCAAGTCGCCAACCGCCCGTTCTACGCCGCGATCGGGGTCACCGTCGATGGCTGCAAGGACGTGCTCGGCTTGTGGGCCGGGACCCCCGGCGACGGCGAAGGAGCCAAGTACTGGCTGTCGGTGCTGACCGAGCTGAAGAACCGTGGCGTGACCGACACGATGTTCGTGGTCTGTGACGGGCTCAAAGGCCTACCGGAGGTCGTGGAGACCACCTGGCCGGACGTGATCGTGCAGACCTGCGTGATCCATCTGCTGCGCAACTCCTTCCGGCTCACCTCCCGCAAGTACTGGGACCAGATCGCCAAGCAACTCAAGCTGGTGTACACCGCCCCGTCGGCGACCGCAGCACGGGCGGAGTTCGACACGTTCGCCGCGGCGTGGGGTGATCGGTACCCGGCGCTGATCCGGCTGTGGGACAACGCGTGGGAGGAGTTCACCCCGTTCCTGGACTACCACCTGGAAGTGCGGCGAGTGTTGTTCTCCACCAACGCGATTGAGTCTTTGAACGCCCGGTACCGGCGGGCTGTTCGCGCCCGGGGACACTTCCCCAACGAGCAAGCCGCCCTGAAGTGCCTGTACCTGGTGACTCGTTCACTGGACCCGACCGGGCGCGGTCAGGCACGATGGACCATGCGATGGAAGCCAGCGCTCAACGCGTTCGCGACCGTCTTCGAAGGCCGCTGGCCCACCGCAGAGAAGTACTAA
- a CDS encoding site-specific integrase encodes MPDQHPAKPAQTPPPDTTLGGLNQREVYYAQQHRAPNTLRGYAADWQEFTSWCQARGSQPAPADPAALTGYLTMLADSGAKLGTISRRLSSIRYVHRMRGMVDPTTLPRVMLVWDGIRRDKGHDASQSRPLLLPLLIDALDACPTTRVFKDPKRADEPDLAGARDRALLLVGFVAALRRSELSAMNVTDLDDHELGMVISLPRSKTNQHGPAELVVLPRSSNPARCPVTALTTWLDLAGITDGPVFRGVTKGNRARPGRLNPESINTLVQQAITRTGHNPDGYSAHSLRAGFVTHAHLRGATDRAIARQTRHRSLASVGTYVRVESAWNDNAATNLGL; translated from the coding sequence GTGCCTGACCAGCACCCCGCCAAACCGGCGCAAACCCCTCCCCCCGACACCACCCTCGGCGGGCTGAACCAACGGGAGGTGTACTACGCCCAACAACACCGAGCCCCGAACACGCTGCGCGGATACGCCGCCGACTGGCAGGAATTCACCTCCTGGTGCCAAGCCCGCGGCTCGCAACCGGCCCCGGCCGATCCCGCCGCCCTCACCGGCTACCTCACGATGCTGGCCGACTCCGGCGCCAAGCTCGGCACCATCTCCCGGCGGCTGTCCTCAATCCGGTACGTGCACCGGATGCGGGGAATGGTGGACCCCACCACCCTGCCGAGGGTGATGCTGGTCTGGGACGGGATCCGCCGCGACAAAGGCCACGACGCCTCCCAGTCCCGGCCCCTGCTGCTACCGCTACTCATCGACGCCCTCGATGCCTGCCCAACCACCCGCGTATTCAAAGACCCGAAACGGGCCGATGAACCCGATCTCGCCGGCGCCCGGGACCGGGCGCTGCTGCTGGTCGGATTCGTCGCCGCGCTACGACGCAGCGAACTGTCCGCCATGAACGTGACCGACCTCGACGACCACGAACTCGGCATGGTGATCTCGCTGCCTCGGTCCAAAACCAACCAGCACGGACCCGCCGAACTCGTCGTCCTGCCCCGCAGCAGCAACCCCGCACGGTGCCCCGTCACCGCCCTGACCACCTGGCTGGACCTGGCCGGCATCACCGACGGTCCGGTGTTCCGCGGGGTCACCAAAGGCAACCGGGCACGACCCGGGCGGCTTAACCCAGAATCGATCAACACCCTCGTCCAACAAGCCATTACCCGGACCGGGCACAACCCTGATGGGTACTCCGCCCACTCCCTGCGGGCCGGGTTCGTCACCCACGCCCACCTACGCGGCGCGACCGACCGAGCCATCGCCCGTCAAACCCGCCACCGGTCCCTAGCCTCCGTCGGCACCTACGTGCGCGTCGAAAGCGCCTGGAACGACAACGCCGCGACCAACCTCGGCCTATGA
- a CDS encoding ArsR/SmtB family transcription factor, whose product MGLVFKALSSPQRLRILILLRDGPRTEPELCAALDLGTIEAHLQTLLRAGLIVRHKHGVAPKNYTLAEGVTAQLTELLEKFRA is encoded by the coding sequence ATGGGGCTAGTGTTCAAGGCCCTTAGCAGCCCGCAACGTCTGCGGATACTGATCCTGCTGCGCGACGGGCCCCGCACCGAACCCGAACTGTGCGCCGCCCTAGACCTGGGCACCATCGAAGCCCACCTACAGACGCTGCTACGGGCCGGGCTGATCGTGCGCCACAAACACGGCGTCGCCCCGAAGAACTACACCCTGGCCGAAGGGGTCACCGCCCAGCTGACCGAACTGCTGGAGAAGTTCCGTGCCTGA
- a CDS encoding pentapeptide repeat-containing protein, which produces MSTTAESDKRPRRPITPDWHQLNEDGLLVLVVWTVIAVIVVFLVGCYLASCLYTDLHYWWPWGAATPPDVVNVAKASATGTALIGAAVAIVLGIRRQHSTERTVALNAEAQKISAEAQNTSAEAQKVGAKVQEINAQAYALDLRRAEREDVSYLRDRFTTAAEQLGHDADPVRLAGVYAMATLADDWLRQNNQHEAQVCVDVLCGYVRTRRDYGDSEVKKQADTEIRQTIVRTITNRLQPDDTRGDLPSWSTLDLDFTGSHFDGDYSFHGAQFTAGKVTFDNVRFSGGTVSFDCAGFAGGYVSFKNAGFTGGYVSFKNAGFTGGETTFSGAGFTGSTVHFGSAKLTGGKLFFNGAKFKGGLVTFTKATISNQIMSFTNAAFEGSRVNFDSANFSGKVSFNQASINAGSLYFGKASFVDGQVTFNGAKFTGGETTFDGAKFKRGLATFTKAEFAGSVPGPWGAPTPPDRWPEPLPGSSHGHPQ; this is translated from the coding sequence ATGAGCACAACGGCTGAGTCCGACAAGCGACCGCGGCGGCCAATTACCCCGGACTGGCACCAGCTGAACGAAGATGGCTTGCTGGTCCTGGTTGTCTGGACCGTGATCGCGGTGATTGTCGTGTTCCTTGTCGGGTGTTACTTGGCTAGCTGCCTCTATACCGACCTTCACTATTGGTGGCCATGGGGCGCCGCCACACCCCCGGACGTCGTCAACGTGGCCAAGGCCTCCGCGACCGGCACCGCACTCATCGGTGCCGCAGTGGCGATCGTTCTGGGGATCCGCAGGCAGCACTCCACCGAACGCACCGTCGCGCTGAACGCCGAGGCGCAGAAGATCAGCGCCGAGGCGCAGAACACCAGCGCCGAGGCGCAGAAGGTCGGCGCCAAAGTCCAGGAGATCAACGCCCAGGCGTACGCCCTGGACCTGCGCCGCGCCGAACGGGAAGACGTGTCCTACCTACGGGACCGGTTCACCACCGCCGCCGAGCAACTCGGCCACGACGCCGACCCGGTCCGCCTCGCCGGCGTCTACGCCATGGCCACCCTCGCCGACGACTGGCTCCGCCAAAACAACCAGCACGAAGCCCAGGTCTGCGTCGACGTCCTGTGCGGGTACGTGCGCACCCGCCGCGACTACGGCGACTCCGAGGTCAAGAAGCAGGCTGACACCGAGATCCGCCAGACCATCGTGCGCACCATCACCAACCGCCTCCAACCCGACGACACACGCGGAGACCTACCGAGCTGGTCGACGCTCGACCTGGACTTCACCGGCAGCCACTTCGACGGCGACTACTCTTTCCATGGCGCCCAGTTCACCGCAGGCAAAGTCACCTTTGACAACGTGCGGTTCAGCGGCGGCACAGTCAGTTTCGATTGCGCCGGGTTCGCCGGCGGCTACGTCAGCTTCAAGAACGCCGGGTTCACCGGCGGCTACGTCAGCTTCAAGAACGCCGGGTTCACCGGCGGCGAGACCACCTTCAGCGGCGCCGGCTTCACTGGTAGCACAGTGCACTTCGGTTCCGCAAAGCTGACCGGTGGCAAGCTCTTTTTCAATGGGGCCAAGTTCAAAGGAGGTCTGGTCACCTTCACCAAGGCGACGATTTCCAATCAGATCATGTCCTTCACTAACGCAGCTTTTGAAGGTAGCCGGGTCAACTTCGACTCCGCGAACTTCAGTGGAAAGGTCAGTTTCAACCAGGCCTCGATCAATGCCGGGTCGCTCTATTTCGGTAAGGCGAGTTTTGTCGACGGCCAGGTCACCTTCAACGGCGCCAAGTTCACCGGCGGCGAGACGACCTTTGACGGCGCCAAGTTCAAACGAGGTCTGGCCACCTTCACCAAGGCTGAGTTCGCGGGTTCGGTGCCTGGGCCGTGGGGTGCGCCAACACCGCCCGATCGGTGGCCAGAGCCACTGCCCGGTTCGAGCCACGGCCACCCCCAATGA